The following proteins are co-located in the Castanea sativa cultivar Marrone di Chiusa Pesio chromosome 8, ASM4071231v1 genome:
- the LOC142606659 gene encoding uncharacterized protein LOC142606659 isoform X1, whose amino-acid sequence MGTKETPHKIGLPQIVKLDMGLKLAEQWVNNMTKAAESEQPEVESEGQPYRLGLGAKLSRQPKHGPSNDPLEKKLRAKLNTGKRKAAISAKEYTQSARDGGDNEDDDDGDLDSRTSAFDKKRARAPMTVFSQVLINQSGMVSSVDKQSKQALASPSKITQVHFSRLAISTAHSKAAASAWRGGHEDWHPPEILITSPL is encoded by the exons ATGGGCACTAAAGAGACGCCACACAAAATTGGCCTTCCACAAATTGTTAAGTTGGATATGGGATTGAAATTG GCTGAACAATGGGTTAATAATATGACTAAAGCTGCAGAGAGTGAACAACCAGAAGTAGAATCAGAGGGTCAACCTTATAG GCTTGGATTGGGTGCGAAGCTCTCACGCCAACCTAAACATGGGCCTTCAAACGATCCACTTGAAAAGAAACTACGTGCTAAGTTAAACACTGGAAAAAGAAAAGCTGCTATTAGTGCCAAGGAATATACTCAATCTGCTAGAGATGGAGGTGataatgaggatgatgatgatggagatttAGACAGCAGAACAAGTGCATTTGACAAGAAGCGAGCAAGAGCTCCTATGACTGTATTTTCACAg GTGCTGATCAACCAGTCTGGTATGGTGTCTTCAGTTGATAAGCAGTCAAAACAAGCTTTAGCATCACCCTCGAAAATCACACAGGTCCATTTTTCCCGGTTGGCAATCTCTACTGCCCATAGCAAGGCTGCTGCTTCGGCTTGGAGGGGGGGACATGAGGATTGGCATCCCCCCGAAATACTGATCACTTCTCCTTTATGA
- the LOC142606659 gene encoding uncharacterized protein LOC142606659 isoform X2, with amino-acid sequence MGTKETPHKIGLPQIVKLDMGLKLAEQWVNNMTKAAESEQPEVESEGQPYRLGLGAKLSRQPKHGPSNDPLEKKLRAKLNTGKRKAAISAKEYTQSARDGGDNEDDDDGDLDSRTSAFDKKRARAPMTVFSQIRRTRKVIRPTNRL; translated from the exons ATGGGCACTAAAGAGACGCCACACAAAATTGGCCTTCCACAAATTGTTAAGTTGGATATGGGATTGAAATTG GCTGAACAATGGGTTAATAATATGACTAAAGCTGCAGAGAGTGAACAACCAGAAGTAGAATCAGAGGGTCAACCTTATAG GCTTGGATTGGGTGCGAAGCTCTCACGCCAACCTAAACATGGGCCTTCAAACGATCCACTTGAAAAGAAACTACGTGCTAAGTTAAACACTGGAAAAAGAAAAGCTGCTATTAGTGCCAAGGAATATACTCAATCTGCTAGAGATGGAGGTGataatgaggatgatgatgatggagatttAGACAGCAGAACAAGTGCATTTGACAAGAAGCGAGCAAGAGCTCCTATGACTGTATTTTCACAg ATAAGGAGAACAAGGAAGGTAATCCGCCCTACAAACAGACTCTAA